ggagatcggggaaaatggctgccccgcttgtctttctttgtctgggcttggcgcgagtgttagctcatattgcctgggttgccacaggcacagtttttcctcagcttggatctctgtgccaagcctggttcagctgtttgtgccgcggcctggatctattcaccccctttgcccgccttagtttctatactctcagttcccagtgaaagcagccctatttaggttagtgaggaaagcggagcatttcttactccctatttccttcgcggattgattatatatttagccaatttttctctcgaccatacctttgggtgtattgtgaaacatctggaggctccaaggataggtttttctgtttctggttcaagatcttgttgagttttgggggagatttattggtatcgcttcctaccatgccACTACTCTGATgactataaagaatttttaataagGTCTTTTATAGAGGAATGTGAGTGGTATGTTTGGGATAGGTGAGTTGCATCCCAAATTctgaaattatctttatttatataatcatatcTTTAAGATCTTTAATCTATGTACTCTGTGTACCATTTTGCTTCATATGTGTCCATTAGTAATAATAACCATAATAATTAACATTTGAGTAAGACTTAACATGTGAcaagcactgttctaagtagTGTACTCTATGTACTTATTTTTTCCTCATAACAAACCAATAAGGATgaacagttattattattattgtacagatgaggataTGGGTACAGAGAAATTAACTAACATGTCCAAGATTACAAAATTAGTGAATGAATTCAAACCTAGGAAGTCTGGTACCCGTGCTCAGGATAATAAACACCACTACTAATATAGACATAGGGAGAGGTACAAATATGGAGGCATTTATCGTCTGTTGCTTGTTTAAGCATCTGTTGTCTTTACCTTGAACCCCTGAAGGTCAAGGACACAGCACAGCACATTGTAATTTGTCAGTAAATATtttgtgaatgaatgagtaaatgagctTTGCACTTTCCAAGGTAATTTTGCtattccttatatattttcttatgattttcatattattttacaaCTAACACTCTTGGCTTTTCTTTCAAGTCCATTCCAGTATTATTTGGGTGGTTTGTTATAAGACATGTTATGACATTTTAAACCTTTACATATAAAACGCTATTCTTTTGCTGAGACAAAAATgagctcttcctctcttcctgctgctatAATAGCAGATTAAGTGTTTGCACGAGGGGAGTTTGCAACCCAGGATTTCAGCAGCAGCTGGTTTCAAATATTCTAGTCAAATCCTGCCTTTGTCCGATCCTTCCTGGCAAGTGTTACCATCAAAGTGTCACTGTGGCTTCCATTAGTCACCAAGTGCTTATTTGGTTGCTATCATCACTTACTCCCTACAACAGTACCACCTAGTTACTTTTGTTTTGACAATTATGGGTTAAATACATTCCTGGGTTTAGTCCTGCTTAAGCTTGCTAGctctttattttcaattaatgCATAGTTGGTTATTTCTTACAAGAGTGAAGCTTTCATTGAACAGGAATCTTTTAAAGCCCccgtttttattcttctttgctcTGTATAGCTATAATTTTTTACCCCTGGGCCTACAAAGCTGTGCTCTTTTGTGGTTAATAAAGACTAGTGATCAAAATGAACTTATGCTTTATCCTTAAAATATTGTTCTCTTTTGAGATACCTGTTTGTCCTTTCTCGCTGCCTTTCcatcatctttttaaagaattaactaTATCAGTCCGTGGAATTAATGTCAATCTAAATAATTGtccttttttaattacaaaaatctCATATTAGCCTTCTCCTTTTTTTGCtatggttttttaaaatctagtaaTTTCCTAACAGAGGACCTAAGGGATTAATAAATTTGTTAGCAATTACTTGATAGGCAAAAacatgtttactttttatttttttttatttttattttttttaattttatttattcattttagaaaggagagagagagggagagagagagagagagaaggggggaggagctggaagcatcaactcccatatgtgccttgaccaggcaagcccagggtttcgaaccggcgacctcagcatttccaggtcgacgctttatccactgcgccaccacaggtcaggccatgtttactttttaaaagctcCTTATTTTCTACATAAATTATCCTGCTATCTCTCTCCTAGAACTTTTCCATTTGATATGCATCAACTTGTAAGTAGGCCATAGAAGATTTAAAATGCCTTTCTTAATTAAGAAAGAGGACTAGAAGGTGGAATTTTTGATTCATGAGCAGAAACAGTACCTATTGCAGCAACTATATGTTGGGGACTTGTCAATAAGGTCTGATTGGAGTGGGATAAAAATCAGAGATGAGGAACAAAGATAGTGACTTTAGATGCTTCTTTCGAGAGACATAATTgtaaagaaaagcagagaagtGAGGAATACctggaaattttaaattataggtgGGCATTGTAAATAGTGGAtaattaaaaaacttatttatgccctggctgggcagctaaGTTGTTTAAAACATTGTCCCGATGTGTCAAGGTTTTGTGGGGTCGAtacctggtcggggcacatagaagaatcaaccaacaaactCATGgataagcagaaaagaaaattgatacttctctctctctctctccctccctagccctctaaaatcaataaataaaatttaaaattgtcttaaaaacaaaaattcatctATAAGCCAATATGAATAATACAAGAAACAGATGatgtaaagagagagagggaatcatTTAATCGCAGGAGAAATGTTACTGTATGCTGGGAAGGATAGGGTGCAGGGCATCATGGGATCAGCTGGCCTTGGACAGCTGTGTGAGCACTTCCGTGGCGCTGGCAGTGGAAACTGTTCGCGTGTAGGTAGGTGCACATTGTAGAGAGATAGGGTAGGGCTCATTGGATAACTTCTGTTTTCTCAATGAATTATGAACAAAATGTAGTGTTTAAACTGGGGGGAAATGGTAGAAAAGGTTTAAGCAAAGAGGAGAAGCTATAACATAGTAATTTAGAAGAGTGGAGACTAGAATTTGTAGACAAGTATCGGGTTTCAACataatgagtttttaaattatCCACTATTTACAAGTATCTGATTCCACCAGGGGAAAATATATAAACCTGTTTTAAGCTCACTCCTCACAGGGAGCCCATTTTGGTTACTTATCAAGCAGCATGTCTTCAATTACAGTCCATATCGCTATGACTCTTACTCACCATTATTTTCCATTCTGATTCAGACGCCTAGATATTTCTCTTATCTTGCTCTTCAGCCCATTcatgtatttcaaaatatttttcaagctttagtttgtattttcatgtgtttgtgtAGGAGCAGAGGTTTCCGAGTGTTTTAGGAGAATTAGAAGTAGAACTTCCACTTCTCTGAATTTCAGGGTCATATTTATACAATGAGAGTAATAGTACCTATTTGTAGGATTGTGTTGAAGAATTAGAGATGGTATATATGAATTACTAGCCCATAGCTTATCACTGGTAATCAATaaatcattataattattattactactaaatgttattcttttttccaaagaataaaaagaccTTGCTTCTATACTGCCTTCCTTCCATAGGTAAGgttaatttctgaatttttatttataattgatactttttaaaaataacttcaataCGGTACAATGTTTCTACGTTTCTTTGCATTAGTTTGGTTGAAATAAAAGATCATTctgaatcataattttttttttgtattttaggttgtacaatgttttaatttctgaatttttatttataattgatactttttaaaaataacttcaataCGGTACAATGTTTCTACGTTTCTTTGCATTAGTTTGGTTGAAATAAAAGATCATTctgaatcataattttttttttgtattttaggtTGTACAATGTTTTTAGGGCCTTGATGTTATAATGcttgaaaaaaaatagacttcaaatagaatatttatttccTCGTGAGACTTTATTCTTATTATGTAGGCAAAatgataattaataatatattttgtaaagTCTGAATAATAACACTGCAGAAAAAATAAGGAGTAGAAAAGCTAACACATAACTTGAAAGGGATTTTTGAAAACTGTCACAATTTTATTCATATTCTCTTTGTCTGCTAACATGTTTCTGATGGCTACAATGTTTTAAACTAAAGCATTATCTCAATTTGAGTACTAATACTAAGAAAGGCTAATCACATGACTTTAGTGCCAATGTGGTTTTTGTTACCACGTTAGAATAGCCATGTCCACCCTTGGTATTCTCTAAAGGAATACGGGTACTACCAAATCAGTGTTCAATCTGTAAAGGAGAAATATGAGATATTGACATAAAGAACCTTTATTCAATCTCTTCTTCCATGTTGGTCTGCTCTAGGGCGTGTATCTCTCTTTCAGGTAGTAACCCATATTCATTTAGGAACGACTCCACATCCCCAGCAAAGAATTCTTCAGCCAACTGTTCAGCAACACTAATAAAATTGCTGATGAGTTCCCCACCTTTGTAGACGAGCAGAGTGGGGAGTACATCTGAGGAAAAGCGCTCCCCAGCACCTGTATTAGaagcttttattttacaaaacttgACCATAGGGTATTCAGCTGCAAGGCATGCTAGGCTATTGTTGAGGGCATCACAGCCCTTAATGCCGTTTTCGTAAATGTGAACAACGATCGTGGTAATTTTCTGCTCCTTCTCAATGGTTTCCAGAAATTGCTCCCCACTTTCCAGGTCATACACAAACCCATATCTAGGCCCAAAGCTCAGCTTCTGGTGCATGTCCTGCATACACTGTCTACGGTATTTACGAAGGCAATTTTCATCTTCTTTGTCTTTGTGGATTAGTTCATATTCTTGAATGCTCATCtgggaataaatgaaagaatgacaGAGATTGCTCAGCCAGAAATTCGTATTCTTTAGACACATAAAACCCATCCTCAACTCAAAGAGTCTGCATTTGCTGTGCCCTCTACCCCCAAGGTGGCCTTCTCCCTTACAGCATTCAAGCTTCTGTTTAGATGTCACCTTCTCTGATTATTCTACCTAAAAGAGTCCCTGCCCTTTGCTTTCTATTCCTTATATGAGATTAGTTTTTCTTCATAGCAATAAACACTACCTGATAtggtattatgtatttatttgtttaattgtctaatattattttttcttttaaaaaactttattgaatttattgagggaaTGTTGATTAATACAATTATaaaagtttcaggtgtacaa
The DNA window shown above is from Saccopteryx bilineata isolate mSacBil1 chromosome 2, mSacBil1_pri_phased_curated, whole genome shotgun sequence and carries:
- the PDC gene encoding phosducin, yielding MEEAKSQSLEEDFEGQATHTGPKGVIHDWRKFKLESEDSDSVPQSKKEILRQLSSPQSRDDKDLKERVSRKMSIQEYELIHKDKEDENCLRKYRRQCMQDMHQKLSFGPRYGFVYDLESGEQFLETIEKEQKITTIVVHIYENGIKGCDALNNSLACLAAEYPMVKFCKIKASNTGAGERFSSDVLPTLLVYKGGELISNFISVAEQLAEEFFAGDVESFLNEYGLLPEREIHALEQTNMEEEIE